The Fundulus heteroclitus isolate FHET01 chromosome 13, MU-UCD_Fhet_4.1, whole genome shotgun sequence genome contains a region encoding:
- the galr1a gene encoding galanin receptor type 1 produces MEQQVENQSLLLGTGALPDKLLMGVGVDNFVSLLIFAIIFILGVLGNSLVITVLARSKPGQARSTTNIFILNLSVADLSYLLFCVPFQSTIYMLPTWVLGAFICKFIHYFFTVSMLVSIFTLSAMSVDRYVAIVHARRASSIRVGRHALLGVVLIWMVSVVMAAPVAHYQSIVERADNSTFCWEVWPEQQRKVYVTCTFVFGYLLPLSLISVCYAKVLNHLHKKLKNVSKKSEVSKKKTAQTVLVVVVVFCLSWLPHHIVHLWVEFGSFPLNQASFVFRMVAHCLAYSNSSVNPIIYAFLSENFRNSYKQVFWCRAPSECPLNEARDPRSRMEVAPSANVSANHKAHHSQIGKML; encoded by the exons atggagcagcaggtggagaacCAGAGCCTGCTGCTCGGCACCGGGGCTCTGCCGGATAAACTCctgatgggggtgggggtggataACTTTGTGTCCCTCCTCATATTCGCCATCATCTTTATCCTGGGAGTGCTGGGGAACAGCCTGGTGATCACCGTGCTGGCGCGCAGCAAGCCGGGGCAGGCGAGGAGCACCACCAACATCTTCATCCTCAACCTGAGCGTGGCCGACCTGTCCTACCTCCTCTTCTGCGTCCCCTTCCAGTCCACCATCTACATGCTGCCCACCTGGGTGCTGGGAGCCTTCATCTGCAAGTTCATCCACTACTTCTTCACCGTCTCCATGCTGGTCAGCATCTTCACCCTGTCCGCCATGTCCGTGGACCGCTACGTGGCCATCGTCCACGCCAGGAGAGCCTCGTCCATCCGCGTGGGGAGGCACGCGCTGCTCGGCGTGGTGCTGATCTGGATGGTGTCCGTGGTGATGGCCGCGCCCGTGGCGCACTACCAGAGCATCGTGGAGAGGGCGGACAACAGCACCTTCTGCTGGGAGGTCTGGCCGGAGCAGCAGCGGAAGGTCTACGTGACGTGCACCTTCGTGTTCGGATACCTGCTGCCGCTCAGCCTCATCTCGGTCTGCTACGCAAAG GTGTTAAACCATCTGCACAAAAAGCTGAAGAACGTCTCCAAGAAATCAGAGGTGTCCAAAAAGAAG ACCGCTCAGACCGtcctggtggtggtggtggtctTCTGCCTGTCCTGGCTGCCTCACCACATCGTCCACCTGTGGGTGGAGTTCGGCTCCTTCCCCCTGAACCAGGCCTCCTTCGTGTTCAGGATGGTGGCGCACTGCCTGGCCTACAGCAACTCCTCCGTCAACCCCATCATTTACGCCTTCCTGTCCGAGAACTTCAGGAACTCCTACAAGCAGGTGTTCTGGTGCCGGGCGCCCAGCGAGTGTCCGCTGAACGAAGCCAGAGACCCTCGCAGCAGGATGGAGGTGGCGCCCTCCGCCAACGTCAGCGCCAACCACAAAGCTCACCACTCTCAGATCGGTAAAATGCTCTGA